From the Solibacillus sp. FSL R5-0449 genome, one window contains:
- a CDS encoding sulfurtransferase: protein MRNIPYLVDGDWLQARLDDPNLRLIDASTFLKIPEGEGFPELWSGFEAYKEEHIPGAAYADLLKDFTNPEGKAPFTIATREQFLRAVEPLGITEETYVVIYDRGPLVNVDILASDWSARLRWQLKYEGFDNVAVLDGGFRKWKLDGRPTESGISNYEPAPFPGERREHLIVSKEEVKAALGDENTVLINSLSEADFRGETTTYPRPGHIPGSKHAFFGSHSNPETRLLNDDATLRATFEKLGALDPSKKVITYCGGGIAATWNALLLNKLGQENVAVYDGSLNEWAADESCPLVTG from the coding sequence ATGAGAAATATTCCATATTTAGTGGATGGTGACTGGTTACAGGCACGACTAGATGACCCGAACTTACGCTTAATCGATGCATCAACATTCTTAAAAATTCCTGAAGGTGAAGGGTTTCCAGAACTTTGGTCCGGCTTTGAGGCTTATAAAGAAGAACATATTCCAGGAGCCGCTTATGCTGATTTACTGAAGGATTTCACTAACCCTGAAGGAAAGGCACCATTTACAATTGCAACAAGAGAGCAATTTCTAAGAGCTGTGGAACCTTTAGGAATTACCGAAGAAACTTATGTAGTTATTTATGACCGCGGCCCTTTAGTAAATGTTGATATTTTAGCATCCGACTGGTCAGCACGTTTACGCTGGCAGTTAAAGTATGAAGGTTTTGATAATGTAGCTGTACTCGATGGCGGATTCCGCAAGTGGAAGCTGGATGGTCGTCCAACTGAATCAGGAATCTCCAACTATGAACCTGCGCCATTTCCAGGAGAACGCCGTGAGCATCTGATCGTATCAAAAGAAGAGGTAAAAGCAGCTTTAGGGGATGAAAATACTGTATTGATCAACAGTTTGTCAGAGGCAGACTTCCGAGGTGAAACAACAACATACCCGCGCCCTGGTCATATTCCAGGAAGCAAGCATGCCTTTTTCGGATCTCATTCAAATCCGGAAACACGTTTACTGAACGATGATGCTACATTACGCGCTACGTTTGAAAAATTAGGGGCGCTTGATCCTTCTAAAAAAGTGATTACTTATTGCGGTGGCGGAATTGCTGCAACTTGGAATGCATTATTGCTGAATAAATTAGGCCAGGAAAATGTGGCAGTTTATGATGGGTCGTTGAATGAGTGGGCGGCGGATGAGAGTTGTCCGTTGGTGACTGGATAA
- a CDS encoding S-layer homology domain-containing protein, whose amino-acid sequence MSKRQSSKYFKAITAMAVASSAIVVVAPTAPEASSFNDVKASHQFYDAIQSLSERGIINGFQDGTFKPGQNLTRGQAAKIIAGVLQLDTKNVKNPNFKDIPASHQYYGAIAALKQAGIIDGYEDGTFRQGANIQRNHVAKIIANALNLKAVNIDSLPFTDVRTDYKEAIAALFENKVTTGKTATLFDGSSNVTRGQMAAFITRAEAVTNQKPQPAQSVTFKVEDYTASGVVINGSDYSLHSSISSIFTEKNKTALAGAVITATVENGVLTKIDNVTIYKSGTAESPVVFDSTATIGSLIINADYVSVKNVSLTGNATVTSAVMSEVEFEGAKITGDLIVDNQVVGSTASINNKFADDGKAGPKLILKNSLADIVQVKRNAVTLESDRAIPQVNVTATVTSIMLNGIFSRVIVESATKLEIGGDATFGQIVLIPPVELFLRGGGTVNTLTVNNPAAQIMIDGNLKINELQIPKDSIATKIIQNYAAVASKIGVVIVGNVPNKPTPDPGTPNTGGGKDTSNPPANDNKLDVKTLTELNEALKTAKKGETIKLLASITGDINLTSLVNLDFNGHTLTGNVTINDPTATGTYSFAPTGGNGTITGNLVINAPYVNINIDGLTVEGETVIN is encoded by the coding sequence ATGAGTAAAAGGCAATCTTCGAAGTATTTTAAAGCAATAACAGCAATGGCAGTTGCTTCATCAGCAATTGTGGTAGTGGCACCTACCGCACCAGAAGCAAGTAGTTTTAATGATGTCAAAGCCTCTCATCAATTTTATGATGCAATTCAAAGTCTAAGTGAACGAGGTATTATTAACGGTTTCCAAGATGGTACTTTTAAACCAGGACAAAATTTGACGCGAGGACAAGCGGCAAAAATTATTGCGGGCGTCCTGCAGTTAGATACAAAGAATGTAAAGAATCCTAATTTTAAAGATATCCCTGCATCTCACCAGTATTATGGAGCGATTGCAGCCTTAAAACAGGCTGGGATTATCGATGGTTATGAAGATGGGACATTCCGCCAAGGCGCAAATATTCAGCGTAATCACGTTGCAAAAATTATTGCTAATGCTTTAAATTTAAAAGCTGTAAATATAGATTCCCTTCCTTTTACAGATGTGCGTACAGATTATAAAGAAGCAATTGCAGCTTTATTTGAAAACAAAGTTACAACGGGTAAGACTGCTACATTATTTGATGGGTCTTCCAATGTGACACGTGGACAAATGGCCGCGTTTATCACACGCGCAGAAGCAGTAACAAATCAAAAGCCACAACCTGCTCAAAGTGTCACATTTAAAGTGGAAGATTATACAGCTTCAGGGGTTGTTATTAACGGTTCTGACTATTCACTCCATTCTTCTATATCTTCAATCTTTACTGAGAAAAACAAAACTGCTTTAGCGGGTGCTGTAATTACAGCAACTGTTGAAAATGGCGTCCTTACTAAAATTGATAACGTAACAATATATAAATCAGGGACAGCCGAATCCCCTGTTGTGTTTGATTCAACGGCAACAATCGGATCGTTAATAATCAATGCTGATTATGTATCGGTAAAAAATGTATCATTAACAGGGAATGCTACAGTCACTTCAGCTGTAATGTCAGAGGTGGAATTTGAAGGTGCAAAAATTACAGGTGATTTAATTGTTGATAATCAGGTAGTCGGTTCAACCGCTTCAATCAATAATAAATTTGCTGATGATGGAAAAGCGGGTCCTAAATTGATTTTGAAAAACTCTCTTGCTGATATAGTTCAGGTAAAACGTAATGCAGTTACTCTTGAGTCAGATAGAGCAATTCCCCAGGTCAATGTGACAGCAACGGTTACCTCTATCATGCTGAACGGGATATTTTCACGAGTAATCGTGGAGTCAGCAACAAAACTGGAGATTGGAGGGGATGCAACGTTTGGTCAAATAGTGTTAATCCCCCCAGTAGAACTGTTTCTAAGAGGGGGTGGGACTGTGAATACATTAACAGTTAACAATCCCGCAGCTCAAATTATGATCGATGGCAATTTGAAAATAAATGAACTGCAAATCCCGAAAGATTCAATAGCAACTAAAATCATCCAAAACTATGCTGCAGTCGCTTCAAAAATAGGTGTGGTGATTGTAGGAAATGTGCCAAACAAGCCGACACCAGATCCGGGAACACCGAACACGGGTGGGGGAAAGGATACATCGAATCCGCCGGCGAACGACAATAAGCTGGATGTAAAGACTTTAACAGAACTGAATGAAGCGTTAAAAACAGCCAAAAAGGGAGAAACAATCAAATTGTTGGCTTCGATAACGGGTGACATTAATCTGACGAGTCTTGTGAATCTTGATTTCAATGGCCATACATTAACAGGAAATGTGACAATCAATGATCCTACAGCAACGGGGACGTATTCATTTGCGCCAACTGGTGGAAATGGGACGATTACAGGCAACCTCGTCATTAATGCGCCATATGTAAATATTAATATTGATGGATTAACAGTAGAAGGCGAGACAGTTATAAATTAA
- a CDS encoding chitobiase/beta-hexosaminidase C-terminal domain-containing protein yields MKNSGFHFVSKIALSFLLVISMILPHFAVAKAETTGAIGVGDAIGQFNPASAIPGVTVEGYIVGFVKSETSVLKEAETDTNIAIADTPEETDLAKMLYIQLPSSPAAIRAEFGLKSNPGNLGKKVVITGSLEKYFGNHAGLKAPLTLIQFVDDTSDPEEPTQVATVKASPTAGEVYEGTKVTLSTATTDATIYYTTDGTEPTTESAVYNASSDILINEPTTIKAFATAADLDDSEVATFTYTIKSAPTAISIEEARNKAIGDEVIVSGIVTAKLETATAHIQDETGAAIAIYPADSLSANVGELVTVQGKVDEYSGLKQLTKISLISKSAATLPEPQVVTSKGISEDNESRLVTLKDVAITGSGQNFTGSDAAGTFAIYDKLRDSGLVSGKTYGEITGIVGQFTNHQLLPIRIIEDTSKVQDIQASHSGYVTAGTSVTLSTLTEGAKIYYTVDGSLPTTASTVYTEPITINDRMTIKAIGVKEGLTGSAVATFVYEIINLENATISDIQGASHTSPYAGLQVNDVDGIVTFVIDSSNFIMQENTLFDGVKSTAIKVNKSSHGVTAGDAVKVTGIVNEVGGNTRLKDTQIAAVTVVKTGTDTVPETLVIGEDLTPPNKIIDNDSFAIFDPKEDGIDFWESIEYMLMSFPDARVVGPMYNNDSPIVVPNTTNNTFNDNGGLNIAADDYNPEKIMLEGVSGKNYESGDRFNDALIGFVENFSDGYRLNTNKFFPEVTKGNIEQEVTHLEPVENKLNVAAYNIENFSNNKDNTSDEKAAKIASTFVNNMKSPDIITLVEVQDNDGQTDSGNSDASESYMRLINAITAAGGPAYDWIDVMPINNTSGGAPGGNIRVGYLYNPERVSLVDGTRGTGTQANEWTEEGSLALNPGFVNPSKFEDTRKPIAAEFEFQEERVVVIGAHLNSKGGDDSLWGPKQPPVLGSEAERIELAQVINDFIVDGLAKNPEINIVVAGDMNDFEFTPALQALKGNVLTNMVDKAPVEDRFSYYFQGNNQVLDHILVSNNLAEVTEIDMIHINANFTEAQGRASDHDPVLVQIDLKYGKEETPEPIIPEDIYNYKNYKTGKLIMNRPSISLTLGENTDIKNGIAVFSEYAEFHGTGFADKTVTISPKKGNAIIDFKGTKIGKIIIEGNNVKEIRNLPSDANITYTKGASPDSIEFK; encoded by the coding sequence ATGAAAAATAGTGGATTCCATTTCGTTTCCAAAATTGCTTTATCATTTTTACTTGTAATTTCCATGATTTTGCCTCACTTTGCGGTTGCGAAGGCAGAGACAACAGGTGCTATTGGAGTTGGAGACGCGATCGGTCAGTTTAATCCCGCTTCAGCTATACCTGGTGTAACAGTAGAGGGTTATATAGTAGGGTTTGTGAAAAGTGAAACTTCTGTTTTAAAAGAAGCAGAAACCGATACGAATATTGCCATAGCGGATACGCCAGAGGAAACAGATTTAGCAAAAATGCTTTACATTCAATTACCAAGTTCACCCGCTGCAATTAGAGCTGAATTTGGATTGAAATCGAATCCTGGCAACCTTGGCAAAAAAGTAGTAATTACAGGTTCGCTGGAAAAATACTTTGGTAACCATGCAGGTTTAAAAGCACCTCTTACGCTCATTCAATTTGTTGATGATACATCTGATCCGGAAGAACCAACACAGGTAGCAACTGTTAAAGCTTCCCCAACAGCCGGAGAAGTATATGAAGGAACAAAAGTAACTTTGTCAACGGCTACAACAGATGCAACGATTTATTACACAACAGATGGTACTGAACCAACGACAGAAAGCGCAGTTTATAATGCATCATCAGATATTTTAATCAATGAACCGACAACGATTAAAGCATTTGCAACAGCAGCAGATTTGGATGATAGCGAAGTTGCAACATTTACCTACACAATTAAATCAGCGCCAACAGCTATTTCTATTGAAGAAGCACGCAATAAAGCTATCGGCGATGAAGTAATCGTTTCGGGTATTGTCACAGCAAAACTGGAAACAGCGACAGCACATATCCAGGATGAAACGGGCGCAGCAATTGCAATTTACCCTGCGGACAGCCTTTCAGCAAATGTAGGAGAGCTTGTTACGGTTCAAGGGAAAGTTGATGAATACAGCGGGCTTAAACAGCTAACGAAGATTTCTCTTATTAGTAAATCAGCGGCGACATTACCAGAGCCGCAAGTTGTAACAAGTAAGGGTATTTCAGAAGATAATGAATCGCGATTAGTAACATTAAAAGATGTAGCGATTACTGGTTCAGGGCAAAACTTTACGGGATCAGATGCAGCCGGTACATTTGCAATTTATGATAAATTAAGAGATTCAGGTTTAGTAAGTGGAAAAACGTACGGAGAAATTACAGGGATTGTTGGTCAGTTTACTAACCATCAGCTTCTTCCAATCCGTATTATTGAAGATACGTCTAAAGTACAGGATATCCAAGCTTCACATTCAGGCTATGTAACAGCCGGCACGAGTGTAACACTATCTACACTTACTGAAGGTGCGAAAATTTATTACACAGTGGATGGTTCACTACCTACTACAGCAAGTACAGTATATACGGAACCTATTACAATCAATGACCGGATGACGATTAAAGCTATTGGAGTCAAAGAAGGCTTAACGGGCAGCGCGGTTGCAACATTCGTTTATGAAATCATTAATCTGGAAAATGCGACAATCAGTGACATTCAAGGGGCAAGTCATACTTCGCCTTATGCAGGATTACAAGTGAATGATGTTGACGGAATTGTTACATTTGTAATTGATAGTTCGAACTTCATTATGCAGGAAAATACACTGTTCGATGGTGTGAAATCAACTGCAATTAAAGTGAACAAATCCTCGCATGGTGTAACGGCAGGAGATGCAGTGAAAGTAACGGGTATTGTAAATGAGGTTGGCGGCAATACGCGTTTAAAAGATACGCAGATTGCAGCCGTAACGGTTGTAAAAACAGGTACGGATACTGTTCCTGAAACACTTGTGATCGGTGAAGATTTAACCCCGCCTAACAAAATTATCGATAATGACAGTTTTGCAATTTTTGATCCAAAAGAAGACGGAATCGACTTTTGGGAGTCAATCGAATATATGCTTATGTCATTCCCTGATGCAAGAGTAGTAGGACCGATGTATAACAATGATTCACCAATTGTCGTTCCTAATACAACAAACAATACGTTTAACGATAATGGCGGTCTAAATATCGCTGCCGATGATTACAATCCTGAAAAGATTATGCTTGAAGGAGTATCAGGAAAAAACTATGAATCAGGCGACCGTTTTAATGATGCGCTGATCGGTTTTGTGGAAAACTTTTCTGACGGTTACCGACTGAATACGAATAAATTTTTCCCGGAAGTAACGAAGGGGAACATTGAGCAGGAAGTAACACATCTCGAACCGGTTGAGAACAAGTTGAATGTTGCAGCATATAATATCGAAAACTTCTCAAATAACAAGGATAATACATCCGATGAAAAAGCGGCGAAAATTGCTTCAACTTTCGTAAACAATATGAAGTCACCGGACATTATTACATTAGTGGAAGTACAGGATAATGACGGACAAACAGATTCAGGAAATTCCGATGCATCGGAAAGTTATATGCGTTTAATCAATGCAATAACAGCTGCTGGTGGTCCTGCGTATGACTGGATCGATGTTATGCCGATAAATAATACAAGCGGTGGTGCACCAGGCGGAAATATCCGTGTAGGGTACTTGTACAATCCGGAACGAGTTTCACTTGTTGACGGGACAAGAGGAACAGGTACTCAGGCGAATGAATGGACAGAAGAAGGCAGTCTTGCATTGAATCCAGGTTTTGTGAATCCTTCAAAGTTTGAAGATACACGTAAACCGATTGCGGCAGAATTTGAATTCCAGGAAGAACGCGTTGTTGTGATTGGCGCACATTTAAATTCTAAAGGTGGAGACGATTCATTATGGGGCCCAAAACAGCCACCAGTTTTAGGGTCTGAAGCAGAACGTATTGAGCTTGCCCAAGTAATCAATGACTTTATCGTTGATGGACTTGCCAAAAATCCAGAAATAAATATTGTTGTAGCAGGTGATATGAATGACTTTGAATTTACACCGGCTCTTCAAGCATTAAAAGGGAACGTTTTAACGAATATGGTGGACAAGGCTCCAGTGGAAGATCGCTTCAGCTACTATTTCCAAGGAAATAACCAAGTGCTTGATCATATTTTAGTTTCTAATAATCTTGCGGAAGTAACTGAAATTGATATGATTCATATTAATGCGAACTTTACTGAAGCACAGGGCCGCGCATCAGACCACGATCCTGTATTAGTTCAAATTGATTTGAAGTATGGAAAAGAAGAAACACCGGAGCCAATTATTCCGGAAGACATATATAACTATAAAAACTATAAAACAGGCAAGCTAATTATGAACCGCCCTAGTATTTCACTTACATTAGGTGAAAACACAGATATTAAAAACGGGATTGCGGTATTCAGTGAATATGCGGAATTCCACGGAACAGGTTTTGCAGATAAAACGGTGACGATCAGTCCGAAAAAAGGAAATGCGATAATTGATTTTAAAGGAACAAAAATCGGTAAGATCATTATTGAAGGCAACAATGTAAAAGAGATACGTAATCTGCCATCCGATGCGAACATTACGTATACAAAAGGAGCATCACCGGATTCAATTGAGTTCAAATAA
- a CDS encoding sensor domain-containing diguanylate cyclase, with protein sequence MQKQTLENNRVYALKLAETVDKFIINSSNTMRYNAAELAYDFENRNKLQEVANRLYLQGDTFSSVLIVDAEGNIMVNAPESLGEAGKKVLSIKGLENYNKHEPFISDPYVSPTGRKVIVISMPIYDGIGEFKGVLSGTIYLYDSNIFESILGEHPYENGSYVYVVDNKGKIIYHPQKDRLGVDASTSEVVVQLLKEKHGALEAVNVFDQPMLAGYSQSEKTRWGIIVQTPYDEALSMVGQQVVSVFKIGLPFIIFSTIVVFLLASHIVRPLEKIAEISENSVKDQEMKKLKGIRAWYYEVYKIQEALIHSFSVLHGKVNTLKEETSIDSLTKLLNRHTFEKRVKVFSDQQKNYTLVMLDVDWFKAINDTYGHIAGDEVLQALASKLKESLQEDDLACRYGGEEFILVFTETTIEEAYERVESLRASVQQIISSEGKPLTFSAGIANYPLHGDELKDIIAKADEALYQAKENGRNRVEVTYA encoded by the coding sequence ATGCAAAAACAGACACTGGAAAATAATCGGGTGTACGCGCTGAAATTGGCGGAAACAGTCGATAAATTTATTATTAATTCATCAAACACGATGCGTTATAATGCAGCAGAGCTTGCCTATGACTTTGAAAATAGAAATAAATTGCAGGAAGTAGCAAACCGTCTTTATTTACAAGGGGATACATTCAGCTCTGTGCTCATTGTTGATGCGGAAGGCAATATTATGGTGAATGCACCGGAATCTCTTGGTGAAGCTGGAAAGAAGGTTCTCTCCATAAAGGGACTGGAAAATTATAATAAGCATGAACCTTTTATCTCGGATCCATATGTTTCGCCGACAGGACGTAAAGTAATCGTCATTTCAATGCCTATTTATGATGGAATTGGCGAATTTAAAGGGGTTTTAAGCGGTACTATCTACCTTTATGATTCCAATATTTTTGAATCGATTTTAGGTGAGCACCCTTATGAAAATGGGTCTTATGTGTACGTTGTCGATAATAAAGGGAAAATTATTTATCATCCTCAAAAAGATAGATTAGGGGTAGATGCTTCTACAAGCGAAGTAGTTGTTCAATTATTAAAAGAAAAACATGGTGCTTTAGAAGCTGTGAATGTATTTGACCAGCCGATGCTCGCGGGTTATAGCCAAAGTGAAAAAACACGTTGGGGGATTATTGTCCAAACACCGTATGATGAAGCACTTAGTATGGTAGGGCAACAAGTGGTAAGTGTATTTAAAATCGGTTTACCTTTCATTATATTTTCTACAATTGTCGTATTTTTATTGGCCAGCCATATTGTTCGTCCCCTTGAAAAAATAGCGGAAATCTCGGAAAACAGTGTGAAAGATCAAGAGATGAAAAAGCTGAAGGGAATCCGGGCATGGTATTACGAAGTGTATAAAATACAAGAAGCACTCATCCATAGTTTTTCGGTTTTACATGGTAAAGTGAATACACTGAAAGAAGAAACATCAATAGATTCACTAACTAAGCTATTGAACCGCCATACTTTTGAAAAGAGAGTTAAAGTGTTTTCAGATCAGCAAAAAAACTATACGCTCGTCATGTTGGACGTGGACTGGTTTAAAGCTATTAATGATACGTACGGGCATATTGCAGGAGATGAAGTACTGCAAGCTTTAGCAAGCAAATTAAAAGAATCGCTACAAGAAGATGATTTGGCATGTCGTTACGGGGGAGAAGAATTTATTCTTGTCTTTACAGAAACAACGATTGAAGAGGCTTATGAACGTGTTGAATCGCTTCGGGCAAGTGTTCAGCAAATTATCAGTTCTGAAGGGAAACCTCTAACATTTTCGGCTGGTATTGCAAATTATCCGCTACATGGTGATGAACTAAAAGACATTATTGCAAAAGCGGATGAAGCTTTATATCAAGCGAAAGAAAACGGGCGTAACCGTGTGGAAGTGACATATGCATAA
- a CDS encoding sensor domain-containing diguanylate cyclase — translation MISLKKYMKLKYLIVAVISLAFLLSAIVSTYSSYQGNVKFMEEQALENNRVYALKLSETIDQFIGDTNRVLRYSAAEIGEDFNNMENLQQEVNRLYSQENTFNSVVVVDASANILVNAPQDLGLAGSKITTKEGLDVLKGRAAYITDPYMSPTGHELILLSMPVYNKEGIFKGIVNGTIYLHESDIFEMVLGRHPYENGSYVYVVDKNGKIIYHPDKARLGENVSQNDIVEDLLEKKSGAKEIVNALDQPMLAGYSSTERTRWGIVVQTPYDEAINAVGKQVSDVFTRGLPFLILSTIFVFILATRIVRPLQSMAEIAGNSAQEQEMNKLKDIRAWYFEVYKIREALIQSFSILHGQVNTLKKESSTDPLTKLLNRRTFDKIINLWTEQQKPYTLVILDVDYFKKVNDSYGHTIGDEVLQFIADKLKEVVGAEDLACRYGGEEFILLFSEETVGNAYSRIEALREDISRLISPTGEEITFSAGIANYPLHGDQPKIILEKADAALYEAKKNGRNRVEVTNA, via the coding sequence ATGATTTCATTAAAAAAATATATGAAATTAAAATACTTAATTGTCGCGGTTATTTCCCTTGCCTTTTTACTTTCGGCTATTGTCAGTACGTATAGTAGCTATCAAGGAAATGTGAAATTTATGGAAGAACAGGCATTGGAAAATAACCGTGTATATGCTTTGAAATTATCTGAAACTATTGACCAATTCATCGGTGATACAAACCGGGTTCTGCGTTATAGTGCAGCAGAAATTGGTGAAGACTTTAATAATATGGAAAATCTGCAACAAGAGGTTAACCGTCTTTATTCGCAGGAAAATACATTTAATTCAGTTGTTGTTGTGGATGCAAGTGCGAATATTTTAGTCAATGCACCACAAGATCTTGGTCTGGCTGGTAGTAAGATAACAACAAAAGAAGGGCTTGATGTGCTAAAAGGGCGTGCGGCTTATATTACCGATCCTTATATGTCACCGACTGGTCATGAACTCATTCTTCTCTCCATGCCCGTTTATAATAAAGAAGGCATATTTAAAGGGATTGTGAACGGGACGATTTATTTGCATGAGTCGGACATTTTTGAAATGGTTTTAGGTCGGCACCCTTATGAAAACGGTTCTTATGTATATGTTGTTGATAAAAATGGAAAAATCATTTATCACCCGGACAAAGCACGACTAGGGGAAAATGTCTCGCAAAATGATATTGTAGAAGATCTGCTAGAGAAAAAAAGCGGAGCAAAGGAAATTGTCAATGCTCTTGATCAGCCAATGCTTGCCGGGTATAGCTCCACGGAAAGAACACGTTGGGGAATTGTAGTTCAGACACCATATGATGAAGCAATAAATGCTGTGGGAAAACAAGTATCGGATGTTTTTACGCGAGGTTTACCATTTCTTATTCTCTCAACTATTTTCGTTTTTATTCTTGCAACACGTATTGTCCGTCCACTTCAAAGTATGGCGGAAATAGCAGGGAACAGTGCACAGGAGCAGGAGATGAACAAACTCAAAGACATTCGCGCATGGTATTTTGAAGTTTATAAAATCCGGGAAGCTCTTATTCAAAGCTTTTCAATTTTACATGGACAAGTCAATACACTTAAAAAAGAATCCTCAACAGATCCGTTAACAAAGCTGTTGAATCGCCGAACTTTCGATAAAATAATTAACTTATGGACCGAACAGCAAAAGCCATATACATTAGTAATTTTAGATGTGGATTACTTTAAAAAAGTCAATGATTCTTATGGTCACACTATAGGGGATGAGGTATTACAGTTTATAGCGGATAAATTAAAAGAAGTTGTTGGTGCAGAAGATTTAGCTTGTCGTTATGGTGGGGAAGAATTTATACTTCTGTTTTCCGAAGAGACGGTAGGTAACGCCTATAGCCGGATAGAAGCACTCCGGGAGGATATTTCACGGCTTATTAGTCCAACGGGGGAAGAAATTACATTCTCAGCCGGAATCGCAAATTATCCGTTGCACGGGGATCAGCCAAAAATTATATTGGAAAAAGCGGACGCAGCATTATATGAAGCCAAAAAGAACGGGCGAAACCGTGTGGAAGTGACAAATGCATAA
- a CDS encoding aspartate ammonia-lyase, whose protein sequence is MKIRIEKDFLGTMEIPADQYYGIQTMRAIQNFPITGLTVDRELIRAMAIVKKSSAQANVKVGNLDKVIACAIIQAADEIILGQWHDQFVVDPIQGGAGTSLNMNTNEVIANRALEIIGYEKGNYAKVSPNSHVNMAQSTNDTFPTAIHISTVHLLIELLKVMEYMVSVFDLKAKEFDHVIKMGRTHLQDAVPIRLGQEFLAYAKVLRRDMKRISQSKEDLYAINLGATAIGTCLNADAAYIKSAVEFVAENTGLPFTQCENHVDGTQNTDIYTEVSSALKICMLNMSKICNDLRLMASGPKTGFAEILLPERQPGSSIMPGKVNPVMLEVINQIAFQVVGNDATISMASEAGQFELNVMEPVLVYNLLHSIRIMSNGFTAFTNYCLMDIKANETILRDNVERSIGVVTAIAPYIGYEMASNLAREALITGESVRSLCLKQGLFTEAQIDIMLDPFRMTTLQAK, encoded by the coding sequence ATGAAAATTCGAATCGAAAAAGATTTTTTAGGAACAATGGAAATCCCTGCAGATCAATATTATGGAATTCAAACAATGCGCGCTATTCAAAACTTCCCGATTACCGGATTAACCGTTGACCGGGAATTGATTCGGGCTATGGCAATTGTCAAAAAATCCAGCGCACAGGCCAATGTAAAAGTAGGAAATTTAGATAAGGTCATTGCCTGTGCCATTATTCAAGCAGCTGATGAAATTATTTTGGGACAATGGCATGACCAATTCGTAGTAGATCCGATTCAAGGAGGAGCCGGCACCTCTTTAAATATGAATACTAATGAGGTAATCGCTAACCGGGCATTAGAAATTATAGGTTATGAAAAGGGCAACTATGCGAAAGTCAGCCCTAATTCCCATGTCAATATGGCTCAATCCACAAATGATACATTCCCTACCGCAATTCATATTTCAACTGTCCATTTATTAATCGAATTATTAAAAGTAATGGAATACATGGTTTCGGTTTTTGATTTAAAAGCAAAAGAATTTGATCACGTCATTAAAATGGGACGAACGCATTTACAGGATGCTGTTCCGATTCGTCTCGGGCAGGAATTCCTTGCTTATGCGAAAGTGCTGCGTCGAGATATGAAACGAATTTCCCAGTCAAAGGAAGACTTATATGCCATTAACTTAGGAGCAACTGCAATCGGCACTTGCCTAAATGCCGATGCCGCCTACATTAAATCAGCGGTAGAATTTGTAGCAGAAAATACTGGTCTGCCGTTCACTCAATGCGAAAATCATGTAGACGGGACTCAAAATACAGATATTTATACAGAAGTTTCAAGTGCACTGAAAATCTGTATGTTGAACATGTCGAAAATTTGTAATGACCTTCGTTTAATGGCATCCGGTCCGAAAACAGGATTTGCCGAAATTTTACTGCCTGAGCGTCAACCTGGTTCTTCCATAATGCCTGGTAAAGTAAACCCTGTCATGCTGGAAGTAATTAACCAGATTGCATTCCAAGTTGTCGGGAATGATGCGACGATTAGCATGGCTTCCGAAGCGGGACAATTCGAATTAAATGTTATGGAGCCTGTGCTAGTGTATAACTTATTACACTCAATCCGCATTATGTCGAACGGCTTCACAGCTTTCACAAACTACTGTCTAATGGACATTAAAGCAAATGAAACAATATTACGTGATAATGTCGAACGCTCAATTGGGGTTGTTACAGCAATCGCTCCTTATATAGGCTACGAAATGGCTTCCAACTTAGCAAGAGAAGCATTAATAACCGGTGAGTCAGTTCGATCCCTTTGTTTAAAACAAGGATTATTCACTGAAGCCCAAATCGATATTATGTTAGACCCTTTCAGGATGACGACATTGCAGGCAAAGTAA